The stretch of DNA AAGACGGGATGCTGCGGGGCGCCGTGATCCGCTACGGCGGTGTGCGGAGAAGGCCCTCGCCGCGGTCGAAGAGTGAGGGCCAGCCGCGAGCCGGCTGGCCCCCACCAGAGCCCGATCAGTGCCCGAGGCTGGTCTTGTGGCTCACATCCTTGTACCAGTCCGACCAGCCGTGACCGTCCCAGTAGCGGTACTTGACCACGTGGTACACCTTCTTGTCCTGGTGGTGATTGACGTGGCGCCAGTGTCCCCCGCCCCAGGTTTCACCGCCGTGGTGGTTGAAGCTGTACTGGTAGTAGTCGCTGCCGTGCTCGTGGGAATTACCGTGAGTTGAGCCCCGCATAGTGGTGTAGCCCGGTGGCCTTGCTCATCGTTCCCGACGAGAGCGCGGCCACCGTGTGATCCTTCGAGTGAACCTCTCACAGCACTCTCGAACGGAGTCATCACGATGACCGCACCTCATATTGTCGACCCGGCCGGCCTGCTCGGTGAAGCCCTGGCCGACGCCTCCCCGGATCTGATGCGGCAACTGCTGCAGTCGATGATCAACCAGCTGCTCTCCGCCGATGCCGAGGCGGTCGCCGGCGCCGAGTGGGGCCGCCCGTCCCCGGATCGGGTAGCCCAGCGCAACGGCTACCGTCACCGCGACCTCGACACCCGCGTCGGCACCATCGACGTCGCGGTCCCCAAGCTGCGCTCGGGCACGTACTTCCCGGAGTGGTTGCTCGAGCGCCGCAAGCGGGCCGAGTCCGCCCTGATCACCGTGGTCGCCGACTGCTACCTCGCCGGAGTCTCGACCCGCCGGATGGACAAGCTGGTGAAAACCCTGGGCATCAACTCCCTGTCGAAGTCCCAGGTCTCGCGCATGGCCGGCGACCTCGATGAGCACGTGGAGTCCTTCCGACACCGGCCCCTGGACGAAGCCGGGCCGTTCACCTTCGTCGCCGCCGACGCGCTGACCATGAAAGTCCGCGAGGGCGGGCGCGTGGTCAACGCGGTCGTCCTCGTCGCGACCGGGGTCAACGGCGACGGGCACCGCGAGGTCCTGGGGATGCGCGTGGCCACGTCCGAGACCGGGGCGGCCTGGAACAGCTTTTTCGCCGACCTGGTGGCCCGCGGCCTCGGCGGGGTCCGCCTGGTCACCAGTGATGCCCATGCCGGGCTCGTGGAGGCGATCGCCGCCCACCTGCCCGGGGCTGCCTGGCAGAGGTGTCGCACCCACTACGCGGCGAACCTCATGGCCATCTGCCCGAAGTCGATGTGGCCGGCGGTGAAGGCGATGCTGCACTCGGTCTACGACCAGCCCGACGCGGCGGCGGTCAACGCCCAGTTCGACCGGCTGCTGGACTACGTGGGCGAGAAGCTGCCCCAGGTCGCCGATCACCTCGATGCCGCCCGGGTCGACCTGCTGGCCTTCACCGCGTTCCCGAAGGACGTGTGGATGCAGATCTGGTCCAACAACCCCGCCGAGCGGCTGAACCGGGAGATCCGGCGTCGGACCGACTCGGTGGGGATCTTTCCCTCCCGCGAGGCGATCATCCGCCTGGTCGGGGCGGTGCTGGCCGAGCAGACCGATGAATGGGCCGAAGGCCGCCGCTACCTCGGCCTGGAGGTCCTCACCCGCTGCCGGCTCGGCGTCGTGCCCGACGCCGGAAACGAGGTGACCACCGACCCCCTGACCGCGCTCACAGCCTGACCCCCAACCGGAGGACCGTTACACCACTACTCGGGGCTTGACCTTACCGTGCTTGTCCTCGGCGTAGTAGTACTGCTTCACCTGCACCTTGGTGTAGCCCTTGTCGCACTTCACCTTGAAGGGGAACGCGGCGTAATGCTTCCCCTGATACTTCTTGTAATGCGGCTTGTAAGCATCCACCTCACAGCCCTTCTGCTGCTGTTGACCCTGGGTCTCCACCGCGGCGGATGGCACCTGGGTGGTCGGCGTGAGCGCGGCTTGGGCCGGTGCACCGAGGGTGGCGAGGCCGCCTGCGGCCAAGGTGAGCGAGGCCATGGACAAAATAGCCTTGGAGAAGTAACGCCGGCTGTTGAGATTGGCGGTAGGCGTGGACGATGCGGGAGTGGAAGACATTTTGATCTCCTGGCGAGATGCGGGGATTGAGTGTGCCAGAGTCCCTGCCCCCGATGTGGGGGCTAATTCTTGGTGGGCCGACATCTAAAGCATGTCGGCCAGGTCGTTGCGCAACGTCCACCCGGAGGTTGATTTCCCCGGTACACCCAGGGGTGCACACGAGCCAATCCGAAGGCCTGCCGTACGGCGCGACGAAACTTACTGACCCACCAGGTTGTCGACGCGGTGTGAGACCCGTGGGTCCGGTGTGGAGTTGTCCAGAACTCCGTCCGCCCAGACCTCCCCCTGGCGCAGCACCGGCAGGCGGTGGGTGGCCTGACGCTGGCGCAGGACGTCCTGCCGAGTCATGCGAGTCCCCTTGAGCTCGGAAGACCCGGGTGACACCAATCTTTGTCGGGTCTAGAACGAGCTGGTTCAAACCGTTAGGGGCTTGACCCTAGCTCGCGATCAGGAGGGAGAAGTAAAATAAGAGGGCAAGACTGGCGTTGGTCCCGCCAAGGACCGGGAAGTATCTAGATGGACATTGCTCCCCGCCTGGGGCGATGTCAGGAGCTCGGGGGCACTGCGGAAACCGCTGTGCGCAGTGCAGACTGTGCGCGGCGGAGAGCTCCGGGGCTGAGGGCGTGAACCATCCTTTCGTGGATGGGCACGCCCTTCTTGCGTGTCCAGTCCGTTATGGCCGACACCCGCCAACAACAGGCCAGGCCCACGGGCGGGTGGCTTTCGGTGTGGGGATGACCCTCGGTCTCGACCCAGCCGGTCCTGGCATGAATGAACGAGGACGACGGCCACGGTGGGCCGCGCAGGTCCATCCTGGCTGCCCCACCAAAAGTTGCGGCGATGCTGGGCAGCTCGCCAGCCTCGAGAACGCTGAGAGGGCAGAGGCCGGAAGACGGGACCTGTAGCTGATGACCCCCCGCCACCAGGCCGGCCCCAGCGGGGCTGCCGCCATCCCGGGGTGCACGGAGGATCCAGCCGTGACGTCCTTGGCGTAGTCGATCGTCACCAGCCAGCCGCCCGAGATCCAGTACCTGGAAAAGTTGCTGGCCACCCACTGGCCCCCGAGCCACCCAGAGGCCGCGTATGAGGCGGTGAGATTCCCGGCGCAGCCCAGAAGGCCGTCGCTGAGACCTGCTGAGGGGCGGGGCCGATCCTGTGGGGCTGGGTGGGGTGCCCGGCAGGGACAATGGAGGCAACCCGCCTCCCCTTCTGCAGCGGCGGGTGAAGGAGATCAGCTCATGAGTACGAGAACGCCCGAGCACACCGGGCAGGCGCACCCCGGGCTGGGCAGGCTGGGCGGTCCCGGGGTGAGGCCGTGGCAGCTCGTTGTTGCCGTGGTGGTGGCCTTGGTGGTGTTGATTCTGGCGATGGTCTACAGCGGCTCGGGGGCCGCTCGTCTGGCGGCGGATCCGGGGGCGTTGGTGCGCTGGGGTCTGCCCGTGGTCGAGGTGGTGCACAACAGCGCCTTGGTCGTGGTGCTGGGTTCCCTGCTCTTCGCTCTGGGGGTCGTGCCGAAAACACGTGGTGGGTTCCGCCGCCGCGCAGACGGGCGCAACGGTGGCCAGGAGGCGGAGCACCCCCTGTTCACGGCCACGATGGGTCTGGCCGAGGTGGCGTCGGTGGTGTGGACGGTGGCTGCCGTGGTGGTGCTGGTGCTGTCTTATTCCGATGTGGCGGGGGTGCCGGTGGGCGGGGACGAGGCCTATGCGCAGCAGCTGTTGTACTACGCCACGGATCTTTCCCTGGGGCAGGCGCAGGCGGCGACCGTGGTGGTCGCTGCCGTGGTCACCACCCTGGTCTTCGGCGTCCGGGCCCTGATGGGGCTGTTGCTCACCTTCGGCCTGGCGTGCACGGCTTTGGTGGCGATGGCCCTGACCGGTCACTCCTCCGGAGGCACGGACCATATGGGTGCGGTGAACTCCTTGGGCCTGCACCTGCTGGGCGTGTGTCTGTGGACCGGTGGGCTGGTGGTGCTCGCCTGGCTCTCCCCGCAGCTGAGCGGATCGGCTGCCGGCACCGGCAGCCTGCCGGCAGGGGCCGGCCGCGGCGCTGGTGTGCGGCCTCAGGTGCCGATAGCCGCCGTGGTGCTGCGGCGCTTCTCCACGGTGGCCTTCGGTGCCTT from Kocuria turfanensis encodes:
- a CDS encoding IS256 family transposase; this encodes MTAPHIVDPAGLLGEALADASPDLMRQLLQSMINQLLSADAEAVAGAEWGRPSPDRVAQRNGYRHRDLDTRVGTIDVAVPKLRSGTYFPEWLLERRKRAESALITVVADCYLAGVSTRRMDKLVKTLGINSLSKSQVSRMAGDLDEHVESFRHRPLDEAGPFTFVAADALTMKVREGGRVVNAVVLVATGVNGDGHREVLGMRVATSETGAAWNSFFADLVARGLGGVRLVTSDAHAGLVEAIAAHLPGAAWQRCRTHYAANLMAICPKSMWPAVKAMLHSVYDQPDAAAVNAQFDRLLDYVGEKLPQVADHLDAARVDLLAFTAFPKDVWMQIWSNNPAERLNREIRRRTDSVGIFPSREAIIRLVGAVLAEQTDEWAEGRRYLGLEVLTRCRLGVVPDAGNEVTTDPLTALTA